One part of the Stigmatella aurantiaca genome encodes these proteins:
- a CDS encoding S8 family serine peptidase — MRRLLVLGLLLLTACESSGDPEDPNKGRIQGQLSPFQGSTASAGSSSARPAVLQGEEGRKLALAFSRAFAQKRQQLKAAAQGLTSPELPILMPRAGKEALARLPQEEPSLEGEVLVRLEEAGLDEKAALERVQRPGYRAVHKGFASEFIHVIAYEPLDGHMATLAETGRLVAQVGALPGVRFAEKNLRMHAFKAPNDKAYGFQWHYPSLNLPSAWDVQTNESSPVVVAVIDTGIRAHPDLQGQVLPGYDMISDTSNAGDGNGRDNNPNDEGEDEPGGGSSWHGTHVAGTIGASTNNQNGVAGVSWGAKILPVRALGRLGGSSADIVAAMTWAAGGTVTGVPANPNPAKVVNLSLGGASPPQKAYQDVIDAFPNTIFVIAAGNENVNASNTTPCNQQNVICVGSTNFAGKRSSFSNFGSAVDVMASGGEMREDLNGDGYADGVLSTSFDEKGEPAYVFNQGTSMASPHVAGVVALMARLSPNLSRAQAESLLKSTASASSQCNEGCGSGLVNALAALKRLQGGSQDDPPSLGITASQLSFQGSGSQQLVISNLGGGTLQASVAVSGPQASAVSLSPSAVSVPAYGSDAVTVTVNAAGLASGEYSATLTVTSATGAGNATVTVRIRVGAREDKDAFIGFAWQDLTGEWQVDDAAVAEVRVARDYQYSIDLVPHEYYALATIDDDEDGTFFEDTDRSGFWRNVDAFEGIPLEAGQTVTGISFDLVPLAPIGDDAPEPNPETDVGLPCDSSADCPGAGRCNTNYLGGYCTYDCVADESCPEGSRCFNGSCHARCTGPAEGQGSCRSDYVCYDDDTGMGLCLPDCREMPNLCRLGCDARGYCL, encoded by the coding sequence ATGCGCCGTCTACTCGTCTTGGGGTTGTTGCTGCTCACCGCTTGTGAGAGCTCAGGGGATCCGGAGGATCCCAACAAGGGGCGGATTCAGGGCCAGCTCAGCCCGTTCCAGGGCTCCACGGCCTCCGCGGGGAGTTCCTCCGCGCGTCCCGCGGTGCTCCAGGGCGAGGAGGGGCGCAAGCTCGCCCTGGCCTTCTCCCGCGCCTTCGCCCAGAAGCGGCAGCAGCTCAAGGCCGCCGCCCAGGGGCTGACGAGCCCGGAGCTGCCCATCCTCATGCCCCGCGCGGGCAAGGAGGCCCTGGCGCGGCTGCCCCAGGAGGAGCCCTCGCTGGAGGGCGAGGTGCTCGTCCGCCTGGAGGAGGCGGGCCTGGATGAGAAGGCGGCGCTGGAGCGGGTGCAGCGGCCCGGCTACCGCGCGGTGCACAAGGGGTTCGCCAGTGAGTTCATCCACGTGATTGCCTACGAGCCGCTGGATGGCCACATGGCGACGCTGGCCGAGACGGGCCGGCTCGTGGCGCAGGTGGGGGCGCTGCCCGGGGTGCGCTTCGCGGAGAAGAACCTCCGCATGCACGCCTTCAAGGCGCCGAATGACAAGGCCTACGGCTTCCAGTGGCACTACCCCTCGCTCAACCTGCCGTCCGCGTGGGACGTGCAGACGAACGAGAGCAGCCCGGTGGTGGTGGCCGTCATCGACACCGGCATCCGCGCCCACCCGGATCTCCAGGGGCAGGTGCTTCCCGGCTACGACATGATCTCCGACACCTCCAACGCGGGGGACGGCAACGGGCGCGACAACAATCCCAACGACGAGGGCGAGGACGAGCCCGGCGGCGGCTCCTCGTGGCATGGCACGCACGTGGCCGGCACCATCGGGGCGTCCACCAACAACCAGAACGGCGTGGCCGGCGTGTCCTGGGGCGCGAAAATCCTTCCGGTGCGTGCGCTCGGACGGCTCGGAGGCTCCAGCGCGGACATCGTCGCGGCGATGACCTGGGCGGCGGGAGGCACCGTGACGGGCGTGCCGGCAAACCCCAACCCCGCCAAGGTCGTCAACTTGAGCCTGGGCGGAGCCTCGCCGCCGCAGAAGGCGTACCAGGACGTCATCGACGCCTTCCCCAACACCATCTTCGTCATCGCCGCGGGCAACGAGAACGTGAATGCCAGCAACACCACGCCGTGCAACCAGCAGAACGTCATCTGCGTGGGCTCGACGAACTTCGCCGGCAAGCGCAGCAGCTTCTCCAACTTCGGCTCCGCCGTGGACGTGATGGCCAGCGGCGGGGAGATGCGCGAGGACCTCAACGGCGACGGCTACGCGGACGGCGTGCTGTCCACGTCCTTCGACGAGAAGGGCGAGCCGGCGTACGTCTTCAACCAGGGCACCAGCATGGCCTCGCCGCACGTGGCGGGCGTGGTGGCGCTGATGGCCCGCCTGTCCCCCAACCTGTCCCGCGCCCAGGCCGAGAGCCTGCTGAAGAGCACGGCCAGCGCGAGCAGCCAGTGCAACGAGGGCTGTGGCTCGGGGCTGGTGAACGCCCTGGCGGCGCTCAAGCGGCTCCAGGGTGGCAGCCAGGATGATCCGCCGTCGCTGGGCATCACCGCCTCGCAGCTGTCCTTCCAGGGCAGTGGCTCGCAGCAGCTCGTCATCTCCAACCTGGGGGGCGGCACGCTCCAGGCGTCGGTGGCGGTCTCGGGGCCGCAGGCCTCCGCGGTGTCGCTCTCCCCCAGTGCGGTGTCCGTGCCGGCCTACGGCTCGGACGCGGTGACGGTGACGGTGAACGCAGCGGGGCTCGCCAGTGGCGAGTACTCCGCCACGCTCACCGTGACGAGCGCCACCGGGGCGGGCAACGCCACGGTGACGGTGCGGATCCGCGTGGGCGCGCGCGAGGACAAGGACGCGTTCATCGGCTTCGCGTGGCAGGACCTCACGGGCGAGTGGCAGGTGGACGACGCGGCCGTGGCGGAGGTCCGGGTTGCCCGGGACTACCAGTACTCCATCGACCTGGTGCCGCATGAGTACTACGCCCTGGCGACCATCGACGATGACGAGGACGGCACGTTCTTCGAGGACACCGACCGCTCGGGCTTCTGGCGGAACGTGGACGCCTTCGAGGGCATTCCGTTGGAGGCTGGGCAGACGGTGACGGGGATCAGCTTCGACCTGGTGCCGCTGGCGCCCATCGGCGATGACGCGCCGGAGCCGAATCCGGAGACGGACGTGGGGCTCCCGTGTGACTCCAGCGCGGACTGTCCGGGCGCGGGCCGGTGCAACACGAACTACCTGGGGGGCTACTGCACGTACGACTGTGTCGCCGACGAGTCTTGCCCAGAGGGCTCCAGGTGCTTCAACGGCTCCTGCCACGCCAGGTGCACGGGCCCCGCCGAGGGGCAGGGCTCCTGCCGGAGCGACTACGTGTGCTACGACGACGACACGGGCATGGGCCTGTGCCTGCCGGACTGCCGCGAGATGCCGAATCTCTGCCGCCTCGGCTGCGACGCCCGGGGCTACTGCCTGTAA
- a CDS encoding biliverdin-producing heme oxygenase encodes MTVSLGGERKHPPKRLSSNPANLLQRLKLETRPHHERAERTVRFLDPALTPAEYRRHLEALWGLHAPLEERLAEVLAGPVPALRIGERRRVPWLVEDLRALGHDTESLEKLSRATWLPPLPGVPEALGCCYVLEGSTLGGQVILRHLQRHFEGVPVGPFAFLRAYGDQTGPMWRALGEALTQASDEAASESFDARVVKGAQDTFDAFVAWLAQEAANAPVRL; translated from the coding sequence ATGACGGTTTCCTTGGGGGGGGAGCGGAAGCATCCTCCGAAACGCTTGTCTTCGAATCCTGCGAATCTTCTTCAGCGGTTGAAGTTGGAAACACGGCCTCACCACGAGCGGGCCGAGCGAACGGTGCGCTTCCTGGATCCGGCCCTCACGCCAGCGGAATACCGCCGTCACCTCGAGGCGCTCTGGGGGCTGCATGCGCCCCTGGAGGAACGGCTCGCCGAGGTGCTCGCGGGGCCCGTCCCCGCCCTGCGCATCGGGGAGCGCCGCAGGGTGCCCTGGCTGGTGGAGGATCTCCGGGCGCTGGGCCATGACACGGAGTCCCTGGAGAAGCTGTCCCGGGCCACGTGGCTGCCGCCGCTGCCCGGCGTGCCCGAGGCGCTCGGCTGCTGCTACGTGCTGGAGGGCTCCACGCTGGGAGGCCAGGTCATCCTGCGCCACCTCCAGCGCCACTTCGAGGGCGTGCCGGTGGGCCCCTTCGCGTTCCTGCGCGCTTACGGCGACCAGACCGGCCCCATGTGGCGGGCCCTGGGAGAGGCCCTCACCCAGGCCTCGGACGAGGCCGCCTCGGAATCGTTCGATGCGCGCGTGGTGAAGGGCGCGCAGGACACCTTCGACGCGTTCGTGGCGTGGCTCGCCCAGGAGGCGGCGAATGCGCCCGTCCGTCTCTGA
- a CDS encoding ATP-binding protein: protein MRPSVSELELSQCDREPIHLLGGIQAYGVLLAFRGPDRRLEVVSANTQALLGRPPEALLGKTAAQVLPAELWAQWELLSARGALRVALPSGPYRALLHESDGLTVLELEPAELQPDMEETALELVRRLVSPLAGAKGTRELLQTAANTVRALTGFDRVMVYRFDADWHGEVLAESKREGMDGFLGMHFPATDIPVQARALYTRNPLRLIANARARPVPLVPSVVPELGRPLDLSGSALRSVSPIHLEYLRNMGVEASFSLSLLKDGALWGLIACHHLAPLHLSYERRRACEVLTQLLALQLSSEERAAEAAEDSHRAALLGPLATSLGAGGTLEEALAKDGARVLELTGATGAALLLGGEPLLVGRTPSMDEVEALAAWLAPQPFQTSFHTERLGSLYPPLAARADVAAGLLAVRLAPASSRLALWFRPEAVRTISWAGNPRKPAEPEPGHARLHPRGSFQAWEETVRETSPAWKRADLAAAEGFRSALIGVVLRQAAELERLSEALSRSNAELDAFGHTVAHDLKEPLRGIQQYAGFVMEDYHGALGPEGRGHMESLMWLAQRSGDMLDGLFEYSRAGRVDLAWGEVNMQEVVDEVLATLSTRFQAEKLTVRMPRRLPTVRCDGIRIAQVWANLLVNAAKYQEGPERWVEAGFHGPGEPRPGAAGRYASAYVFYVKDPGIGIAPPFHEAIFEMFRRLHSAKAYGGGTGVGLAIARRLVQLHGGALWVDSAPKQGATFYFTLGRGPG from the coding sequence ATGCGCCCGTCCGTCTCTGAGCTCGAGCTGAGCCAGTGTGACCGCGAGCCCATCCACCTGCTGGGCGGGATCCAAGCCTACGGGGTGCTGCTCGCGTTCCGGGGGCCGGACCGGCGCCTGGAGGTGGTGAGCGCCAACACCCAGGCGCTGCTGGGGCGCCCGCCCGAGGCGCTGCTGGGCAAGACCGCCGCCCAGGTGCTGCCCGCGGAGCTGTGGGCCCAGTGGGAGCTGCTCTCCGCCCGGGGCGCGCTGCGGGTGGCGTTGCCCTCGGGGCCCTACCGGGCGCTGCTGCACGAGAGCGATGGGCTGACGGTCCTGGAGCTGGAGCCCGCGGAGCTGCAGCCGGACATGGAGGAGACGGCGCTGGAGCTGGTCCGGCGGCTGGTCTCTCCGCTGGCCGGGGCGAAGGGCACGCGGGAGCTGCTCCAGACGGCGGCCAACACGGTGCGGGCCCTCACGGGCTTCGACCGGGTGATGGTGTACCGCTTCGACGCGGACTGGCACGGCGAGGTGCTGGCCGAGAGCAAACGGGAGGGCATGGACGGCTTTCTCGGCATGCACTTTCCGGCCACGGACATCCCCGTGCAGGCGCGGGCGCTCTACACCCGCAACCCGCTGCGGCTGATCGCCAACGCGCGCGCCCGTCCCGTGCCGCTGGTGCCTTCGGTGGTGCCGGAGCTGGGCCGCCCGTTGGATCTCTCCGGCTCGGCGCTGCGCAGCGTCTCCCCGATTCACCTGGAGTACCTGCGCAACATGGGCGTGGAGGCCTCCTTCTCGCTGTCGCTGCTCAAGGACGGCGCGCTCTGGGGGCTCATCGCCTGCCACCACCTGGCGCCCCTGCACCTCTCCTACGAGCGGCGCCGGGCCTGCGAGGTGCTCACCCAGCTGCTCGCGCTGCAGCTCTCCTCCGAGGAGCGGGCGGCGGAGGCCGCCGAGGACTCCCACCGCGCCGCGCTCCTGGGCCCGCTGGCCACCTCCCTGGGGGCGGGCGGGACGCTGGAGGAGGCGCTGGCGAAGGACGGCGCCCGGGTGCTGGAGCTCACCGGGGCCACCGGCGCCGCGCTGCTGCTGGGCGGCGAGCCGCTGCTCGTGGGGCGCACGCCCAGCATGGACGAGGTGGAGGCGCTGGCGGCCTGGTTGGCCCCGCAGCCCTTCCAGACGTCCTTCCACACCGAGCGGCTGGGGAGCCTCTACCCGCCCCTGGCCGCGCGCGCGGACGTGGCGGCCGGCCTGCTCGCGGTGCGGCTGGCGCCGGCGTCCTCGCGCCTGGCGCTCTGGTTCCGTCCGGAGGCGGTGCGCACCATTTCCTGGGCGGGCAACCCGCGCAAGCCCGCCGAGCCCGAGCCGGGCCACGCGCGGCTGCACCCCCGGGGCTCGTTCCAGGCCTGGGAGGAGACCGTCCGCGAGACGAGCCCGGCCTGGAAGCGCGCGGACCTGGCCGCGGCGGAGGGCTTTCGCAGCGCGCTCATCGGCGTGGTGTTGCGCCAGGCGGCGGAGCTGGAGCGCCTCTCCGAGGCCCTGAGCCGCTCCAACGCGGAGCTGGATGCGTTCGGCCACACCGTGGCGCATGACCTCAAGGAGCCCCTGCGGGGCATCCAGCAGTACGCGGGCTTCGTGATGGAGGACTACCACGGCGCGCTCGGCCCCGAGGGCCGGGGGCACATGGAGTCGCTGATGTGGCTCGCGCAGCGCTCCGGGGACATGCTGGATGGGCTCTTCGAGTACAGCCGCGCGGGCCGCGTGGATCTGGCCTGGGGCGAGGTGAACATGCAGGAGGTGGTGGACGAGGTGCTCGCCACCCTGTCCACCCGGTTCCAGGCAGAGAAGCTCACCGTGCGCATGCCACGCCGCCTGCCCACCGTGCGGTGTGACGGCATCCGCATCGCCCAGGTGTGGGCCAACCTCCTGGTGAACGCGGCCAAATATCAGGAAGGCCCAGAGCGTTGGGTGGAGGCCGGTTTTCATGGCCCCGGCGAACCGCGGCCCGGTGCCGCGGGGCGTTATGCCTCTGCCTACGTGTTCTACGTGAAAGATCCGGGTATCGGTATCGCCCCCCCATTCCACGAAGCCATCTTCGAGATGTTCCGCCGGTTGCACTCCGCCAAGGCGTACGGTGGGGGGACGGGGGTGGGGTTGGCCATCGCGCGCCGGTTGGTTCAACTGCACGGCGGAGCCCTGTGGGTGGATTCCGCACCGAAGCAGGGCGCGACCTTCTATTTCACGCTTGGCCGAGGACCTGGTTGA
- a CDS encoding response regulator, which translates to MARPLLLVEDSDSDAEALFRLSRQLPLSPPIIRVHSGESALDFLHRRGDHVNALRPSLVLLDLHLPGIGGREVLADLKADPELRSIPVIIFSSSEEPADVEGAYASGANSYLHKPPGGLRLQTAAQALQAFWFTAAILPGDKEPPQ; encoded by the coding sequence ATGGCGCGTCCGCTCTTGTTGGTGGAGGACAGTGACTCGGATGCAGAGGCCCTGTTCCGGCTGTCCCGGCAACTGCCGCTGAGCCCGCCCATCATCCGCGTCCACAGCGGCGAGAGCGCGCTGGACTTCCTCCACCGGCGGGGCGACCACGTGAACGCGCTGCGTCCCTCGCTGGTGCTGCTGGACCTGCACCTGCCGGGCATCGGGGGCCGGGAAGTGCTCGCCGACCTCAAGGCGGACCCCGAGCTGCGCTCCATCCCCGTCATCATCTTCTCCTCCTCCGAGGAGCCGGCGGATGTGGAGGGGGCGTACGCGAGCGGGGCCAACAGCTACCTGCACAAGCCGCCCGGGGGGCTCCGGCTCCAGACCGCGGCGCAGGCCCTCCAGGCCTTCTGGTTCACGGCCGCCATCTTACCTGGCGACAAGGAGCCGCCGCAGTGA
- a CDS encoding ATP-binding response regulator, with protein MSVRVLQVDDSAADQMMVRRALERDPDTRWEVEQFSSAEEALERATASVPDVVLMDFHLPGMNGVELLRALRERCTGRVPACVLLTGTGNERLAVEAMKSGAQDYLVKGTFTPERLRHSLRAALETVRLERALEGRRLQTERAERAAREALAVRDELFALATHDLKGPLQIISLNAQFLRLKMPAASLTPSLDARLTSIGHAAMRMGELIDHFLIATRGREQLLRRERMDLLALVNTKVRELESMSTRHVFHLRVEGKDFTGNWDSTSLERVLDNLLSNAVKYSPAGGNILVTLAEGAAQPERQVLLRVEDPGLGIPEKDLPHVFERFHRASNVPDTIAGSGVGLASVRRLVELHGGSIEVKSQQGQGAAFTVLLPQDVSSGSPESGEGPAHDAH; from the coding sequence GTGAGCGTCCGCGTCCTCCAGGTGGATGACAGCGCCGCTGATCAGATGATGGTTCGCCGTGCGTTGGAGCGGGACCCCGACACGCGCTGGGAGGTGGAGCAATTCTCCAGCGCGGAGGAGGCGCTGGAGCGCGCCACCGCGTCCGTGCCGGACGTGGTGCTGATGGACTTCCACCTGCCGGGCATGAATGGCGTGGAGCTGCTGCGCGCCCTGCGGGAGCGGTGTACGGGGCGTGTCCCGGCCTGCGTGCTGCTCACCGGCACGGGCAACGAGCGCCTGGCGGTGGAGGCCATGAAGTCCGGGGCGCAGGACTACCTCGTCAAGGGGACCTTCACGCCGGAGCGCCTGCGCCACAGCCTGCGCGCGGCGCTGGAGACGGTGCGGCTGGAGCGCGCACTGGAGGGCCGGCGCCTCCAGACCGAGCGCGCCGAGCGGGCCGCGCGCGAGGCCCTGGCCGTCCGCGACGAGTTGTTCGCCCTGGCCACCCATGACCTCAAGGGCCCGCTGCAGATCATCAGCCTCAACGCCCAGTTCTTGCGGCTCAAGATGCCGGCCGCGAGCCTGACGCCCTCGCTGGACGCGCGGCTCACCAGCATCGGCCACGCGGCGATGCGCATGGGGGAGCTCATCGACCACTTCCTCATCGCCACCCGGGGCCGGGAGCAGCTGCTGCGCCGCGAGCGCATGGACCTGCTGGCCCTGGTGAACACCAAGGTGCGCGAGCTGGAGAGCATGTCCACCCGCCACGTCTTCCACCTGCGCGTGGAGGGCAAGGACTTCACCGGCAACTGGGACTCCACGAGCCTGGAGCGGGTGCTGGACAACCTGCTGAGCAACGCCGTGAAGTACAGCCCCGCCGGGGGCAACATCCTCGTGACGCTGGCCGAGGGGGCTGCCCAGCCGGAGCGCCAGGTGCTGCTGCGCGTGGAGGACCCCGGGCTGGGCATCCCCGAGAAGGACTTGCCCCACGTGTTCGAGCGCTTCCACCGGGCCAGCAACGTGCCGGACACCATCGCGGGCTCCGGGGTGGGGCTGGCGAGCGTGCGCCGGCTGGTGGAACTGCACGGCGGCTCCATCGAGGTGAAGAGCCAGCAGGGCCAGGGCGCGGCCTTCACCGTGCTGCTGCCTCAGGACGTGAGCTCGGGCTCCCCTGAGTCCGGCGAGGGCCCGGCGCACGACGCGCACTGA
- a CDS encoding DUF420 domain-containing protein, whose product MSNAAPAPTSRLTDRTFYVFTGVVSVAALSLLGYLLLIRRGGDTSVDLRFMPAVNASLNTLSASLLLAGWVAIRRQAQRVHQYLMVSAFASSALFLVGYLAYHYVHGDTRYAGTGPLRTVYLAILASHVLLSIPVLPMALMSFYFAWRKAFTRHRKVTRWLAPIWLYVSVTGVVVYFMLRGSLPAVP is encoded by the coding sequence ATGTCGAACGCTGCTCCAGCCCCCACGTCGCGTCTCACGGACCGAACCTTCTACGTCTTCACGGGGGTGGTGTCCGTGGCGGCGCTGTCGCTGCTGGGGTACCTGCTGCTCATCCGCCGGGGCGGGGACACGAGCGTGGATCTGCGCTTCATGCCGGCGGTGAACGCGAGCCTCAACACGCTCTCGGCGAGCCTGCTGCTGGCCGGGTGGGTGGCCATCCGGCGCCAGGCGCAGCGGGTGCACCAGTACCTCATGGTGTCCGCATTCGCCTCCTCGGCGCTCTTCCTGGTGGGGTATCTGGCGTACCACTACGTGCACGGGGACACGCGCTACGCGGGCACGGGGCCGCTGCGCACGGTGTACCTGGCGATCCTCGCCAGCCACGTGCTGCTGTCCATCCCCGTGCTGCCCATGGCGCTCATGTCCTTCTACTTCGCCTGGCGCAAGGCGTTCACGCGGCACCGCAAGGTGACGCGGTGGCTGGCCCCCATCTGGCTCTATGTGTCGGTAACGGGCGTGGTGGTCTACTTCATGCTGCGCGGCAGCCTGCCCGCCGTGCCCTGA
- a CDS encoding DUF1585 domain-containing protein, whose protein sequence is MPRARRCFTALAALALLMAVAPAASAEEAVCGPVEQVPLQRHLRQLSLDLLGRPPTIEEYQAIEAQGSIGAEDIQQMMNSEEFYLRMRGFHRALLRSNIRSSVNDNGDYRVQGTGAVNNPFGMRGNTATGLRGVNGQACDGYIEQSECNSTQQDPHAEPASKKCADERGVPLPVSYDYDTNYFACTRLDATDASVTSCEVAVTKGLVPAKRLYFCDMRRLSDGKLHPHYCVPDPAKNTTGALTQEELDGSGKVVAFLHPNPPDSRALARLDRCTLEPTLRNGVKGSYAAPRGCIQREGYLMKPLPFFPVSPAAEQAGKVAVCAYDAQERDVNPWTLESCETSRFAADRSCGCGAKMRRCGVADAYANTYNARTDAFNAEPELIADSVIRNNEPYYNLLTTRRSFVNGTLSEFYRQRQGVGVFNVTAPAPLDAVPAIAYNQQDTWQEYTRSAFHSGVLTTPSFLYRFPTQRARVSEFYEAFLCKTFVPSKDPLPPPEDPSHRDNNLARRAGCNYCHATIEPTGAHWGRFDERNSLFLSPERYPRSDPKCKECALRGDTSCGGECGAYVMQAFDEEGANSLGMLKTYLYRTESEEPNIEGGPSLLVQRMMQTGDMERCTVKRMWHEFLGRPMTAQEQQLYLESLAQNFASNHHSLKSLIETLLMTDAYRRID, encoded by the coding sequence TTGCCCCGCGCGCGTCGCTGCTTCACCGCCCTCGCGGCCCTGGCCTTGCTGATGGCGGTGGCGCCTGCTGCCTCGGCCGAGGAGGCGGTTTGTGGTCCGGTGGAGCAGGTTCCCCTGCAGCGGCACCTGCGCCAGCTGTCCCTGGACCTGCTGGGCCGGCCACCCACCATCGAGGAGTACCAGGCCATCGAGGCCCAGGGCTCCATCGGCGCCGAGGACATCCAGCAGATGATGAACTCGGAAGAGTTCTACCTGCGGATGCGTGGCTTTCACCGCGCGCTGCTGCGCTCGAACATCCGCTCGAGCGTCAACGACAACGGGGACTACCGGGTGCAGGGCACCGGGGCGGTGAACAACCCCTTCGGCATGCGCGGCAACACCGCCACCGGGCTCCGGGGCGTCAACGGCCAGGCGTGTGACGGCTACATCGAGCAGTCCGAGTGCAACAGCACCCAGCAGGATCCGCACGCGGAGCCGGCCTCCAAGAAGTGCGCGGACGAGCGGGGCGTGCCGCTGCCGGTGAGCTACGACTACGACACGAACTACTTCGCCTGCACGCGGCTGGACGCCACGGATGCGTCCGTCACCTCGTGCGAGGTGGCGGTGACCAAGGGCCTGGTGCCCGCCAAGCGGCTGTACTTCTGTGACATGCGGCGGCTGAGCGACGGCAAGCTCCACCCGCATTACTGCGTGCCGGACCCGGCCAAGAACACCACGGGCGCGCTGACGCAGGAGGAGCTGGACGGCTCGGGCAAGGTGGTGGCCTTCCTTCACCCCAATCCGCCCGACAGCCGGGCGCTGGCGCGGCTGGACCGCTGCACCCTGGAGCCCACGCTGCGCAACGGCGTGAAGGGCAGCTACGCGGCCCCGCGCGGCTGCATCCAGCGCGAGGGCTACCTGATGAAGCCCCTGCCGTTCTTCCCGGTGAGCCCCGCGGCGGAGCAGGCCGGCAAGGTGGCCGTGTGCGCCTATGACGCGCAGGAGCGGGACGTGAATCCGTGGACGCTGGAGTCCTGCGAGACGTCCCGCTTCGCCGCGGACCGCAGCTGCGGCTGCGGCGCGAAGATGCGCCGCTGCGGCGTGGCGGACGCGTACGCCAACACCTACAATGCCCGCACCGACGCCTTCAACGCGGAGCCGGAGCTCATCGCCGACTCGGTGATTCGCAACAACGAGCCCTACTACAATCTCCTCACCACGCGCCGCTCGTTCGTGAACGGCACCCTGTCCGAGTTCTACCGGCAGCGCCAGGGCGTGGGCGTCTTCAACGTCACGGCCCCCGCGCCCCTGGATGCGGTGCCGGCCATCGCCTACAACCAGCAGGACACCTGGCAGGAGTACACGCGCAGCGCGTTCCACTCCGGCGTGCTCACCACCCCGTCCTTCCTCTACCGCTTCCCCACGCAGCGCGCGCGTGTGAGCGAGTTCTACGAGGCCTTCCTCTGCAAGACGTTCGTGCCGTCGAAGGACCCGCTGCCCCCGCCGGAGGACCCCAGCCACCGCGACAACAACCTCGCCCGGCGCGCCGGGTGCAACTACTGCCACGCCACCATCGAGCCCACGGGCGCGCACTGGGGCCGCTTCGACGAGCGCAACTCGCTGTTCCTCTCCCCGGAGCGCTACCCGCGCTCGGATCCGAAGTGCAAGGAGTGCGCCCTCAGGGGGGACACCTCGTGCGGCGGTGAGTGCGGCGCCTACGTGATGCAGGCCTTCGACGAGGAGGGGGCCAACTCGCTCGGCATGCTCAAGACGTACCTGTACCGCACCGAGTCCGAGGAGCCGAACATCGAGGGCGGCCCGTCGCTGCTGGTGCAGCGCATGATGCAGACAGGCGACATGGAGCGCTGCACCGTGAAGCGCATGTGGCACGAGTTCCTGGGCCGGCCCATGACGGCGCAGGAGCAGCAGCTGTACCTCGAGTCCCTGGCCCAGAACTTCGCCAGCAACCACCACAGCCTGAAGTCTCTCATCGAGACGCTGCTGATGACCGATGCCTACCGGAGGATCGACTGA